The Periplaneta americana isolate PAMFEO1 chromosome 10, P.americana_PAMFEO1_priV1, whole genome shotgun sequence genomic interval agtgatttattttatgacgaattaagttcagaagatgaaaataattttaacatgaGAAGGAACTCGGAAGTCcatgaaagaacagttcaagaaatgtCCCAACAACATAAAATCCCGAACTATTTCTGAGAATCTACTCAACTAGGGCATGTGTCGAAAGATGTTCGGTATTAGTTCGTAACACATTCTGAATTGcctgctggaacaaacctaaagGATTTGTAATTCTAAATATTGGCCATTGTTAGTAAAAACAgtcaaacaatatttttctttcagtgttgCACTCACATCACCAATGGTGGATTGTTACTTCatgctttaaataaaataattttaaaatattttttgaaaatttggggGGAGGGGGCTTCAGCTCGGTGGGCCCCCTATGCCTATGCCTATGCCACTGATGtccggggaaaaaaaaagacatctaGTAACTGCAGATATTAATGGACAGGAGAATGAAAAGGTGCAGTAATTTGTACCACCATATcttattgaataaaaaatcacTGTCATTCGCCTATTCCGAATGTTCTCTTTCGACacattttgtcatatttaaatgaAAGTGTAGAAGATGGAGAAAAGGTAATCAAACTGATTTTGGATGCAgaagtaaacaaattaaatttgataatGAAATCTATCCTCATATTGGCCTCCTTTAAAATACTTATATCtttataatatttgttatttCCTGGTCTATGaaaacaatatacagtattactgtcacgaatattaaatacattatatgGGGAAAAGAATTTGTATTAGTCACTAGTGTCATCAGGTTTCTGCTAGCTGGCAAGTTGGATAGGGAATTTAAcacagtgtgtgtgtatatgtatgtatattattaatgatgtgagaatttattatttctaatgtataggctttgttgttgtttagtcaactgtccaaaaataggtctgaacctcacaagtgataccaagaaggcaccacttatgacgcaactaggccaggagataatggggtagggggtCAGTtccttcagatgcatacaaacaattgttcttcctctgacacatattatcGAGTGAGTTGTACGCCTGATAATAGCTGTACATATCAACAAGAACCTCAGTGGAAGATAATATAGGCTTTTGCTTTTGTTAATTTTTACTTTACCAAATTCTCTACATAGATAAATGTTTTACATTGACAGCTCGAGTTACTAATAAAACTACTTTCTTGAATGTATGAAATGTCTTACAAATTAGTTCTTCCTAGATATGAGCTTGTGGTTACTTCTGTTTGTGAACTGTTCATTTGGTATGAACTGTGCTGCTGGTATAATATTGTCACAGTTTTTAAGTTCTTTGATATATTTGTAAAGTGCATGAAAGCAACTACGAACATCTATACATACACAATTCTTTTCAGGACACAAGGAGAATCCAATATTTGTGTATCATGTACTATCTGCCAGTGTTCTGTTTAtagattaataatttaaattttatttgagatattgaatttaaaaaattttaatgcattagaaTCTTCTGTTTAGCCACTATGGtaatctagtggctagagcgctagaCTCATAATTgcgtggacccaggttcgatccccggcatatccctgatttataacttgtggtGGGCAAGTCTGTGGTTCAGGTAACACagggttttctctgggagctctgGTTCCTCTCTGGCATAATTTTATCATGGGTGtaacgtagaccagcctcctgtggCACACCCTGAGCAACGACTTTGTCAATAAATTGATCTACATAACTGTctttatatgggtgaatgacaaaaagtcaagtacctgccattaaTCAAAAAATTTTTTTGTAGTGTGTAATAAAAAAGAACACAGCAAGGCGTAATCCTAGTACCAATTTAACCTTCGTAGATTGCGATCAGCAAATAAAGTTaagttaaaaatgtttttgaGGTGCTTAGTTTGGGTATGTGATGAGTGTCATTTCTTGTAGCTCGTAGGATGAGAGATGCACAACGTGCTCGGGAAAGAAGGGCAAGGTTAACACCAGAACAAATAGCTCGGCAAAGACTTAGAGATGCCATTCTGAAACGAGAGAGAAGAGCAAAAGAGTCTGAGGCTGAAAAAGCAATTCGTAGATCCCTTGAAGCTCAGAAGGCAAGGGAGCGAAGAGCAAAGTTGATGGGCAGGAAGCAGAGCGTTACCAGTATCTGcaccgctgctgctgctgctgcaaggATGGGTCTGTCTCATTTTGTAAGTTGAAATAAAGCAAGAAATCATACAACATTTTCTGTATTGCATACTTATTGTTATCGAACATCTCTGATTAGGAAATGAACTTAGTTGCAGGAAAATAAGATGACTATAACTTGtcttaataaaatacaattaatagaaGCATGCAGCCAAACAGGGGTTCTTTGTCATGTTAAAGTGTTTCTGAGAGAGATACGTTTAAAGCCAGGACACTAAAATATCAGCCGTGTGACTTGACTGCACGACATAGACCCTTATTCAACTGCACTTTCATAATAAGTTTTCTGgtttagtaatagtaatgattGTCATTTCCATAGCGTACTATTTACCTTTATTATATTCAAGTGAATTCTAAACGAATATAACTTAGTGCACTCATaaagcacaaaaataaataataaaaaataaaaatgaaaggctGTACTCCTGCCACCACAAAATGTAGCAAGTTGACGAAAATAATATTCTACATAATACAGTAGTGCTATCATAAAGTCTGACACAAAACATAATATGAGGGCAATTAGGACCTTGATAATTGCCAGTGCGTTTTAACATGGTGTTCATACAGCTCATAAAAGGTTTTGTACTCTTCTTTAAttcttggaatgtaggctttcacggctggCGTCATAGTTATCCGGGCTAAAGGACCACACCACTATCGATGTCtcccaacagaccacggccctttagcccAGATAACATCGATCCCTATACCTTGGTGATTGGTAATCTGCTTATGACACTTGACTTTAGGGTTAATCTTCTTATGTGATTTTCTAATTTTTTGAACATTTAAGCCACATGACTTCGGTGATTTTTATCCCAGAATTTTTCAGAAGAATGTTTGTTCTCTGCACTGCGGAAACCTTTAAAGTCTTTAGTTTTAATTTCTACGATGTAAAATTTCATGTTTATAAAAGAGTTGGTGATAAGGATAACATACTTCCACTGCGAGGGAACAAAGACCTCTGACACCCATTTCTGATTTTATATTAGGACAAAATCCCTGTCACAAGGCAGGAAACTATGCCCCAAACACAATAATTTCTGATATACCTCACTGATAAGTCTACTAGAgaccaaatacaaatattttcaagGTGTAAGAAAATTTTGCAAGAAGTTTGTTGCAAATTCTCTTTCCTGGCCTTTCAAACTAGTTGTTTTGCATCCACAGACTTCATAAAGAATAGTTTGCTCATCATAGGAAGGTTGGTACTATTCTTCAATTGAAAGTACTTCTGAACAAGACCTAGAGCAACCACAGACATAATCATATCAAGGTCCCTAATCCACTGACGCGACTGATCTCGCAACTTTACACATGCGGTTGAAGAGATAGTAACCCTGCTATTCTATGATGTTCATCACAATAAACAAAATCGACGATATTGGATTCATCCCATGTTCTTGAAGCATTCCACATATGGTACATTCCATACGCTCAAGTATTATTTTTGCAAACACGATGATAAGTTTTCCACAATACAAGAATGAGTGTGAAATCTTTCGACCAATGTTACAATTCATCAAAAAGGAAATAGAAGAAATCGATACAAATTTTTGCCAGAGATTACACCATGAAGAAAAACTCTCACTTTAAAGTATGAAAAGCACCGCACACAGAGACATTTAAATGACcgaaaatatgaataacaaagtgacacataaatgaataagcatgccaaatatacataaaaccaaattttgcatttttcatcatattttgtgaacatttacATGTGCATTTCCTGTAAACTTCAACACATGTTTTCCTTGggacattttgaaaaatgtattttaatataacttactctaatacaaaataattgtttttaactaGTAACTGGATCGCAATAGTCAGAAACTCCACATGtccatttttttacgaaattgagttatatatgatttaatattctaaatatgtagactcatgatattatgaaaagaaacccccacatattcccatcaacattcatttCAGCTAAAGTGTtaagacaaaaataataagaGCATAAATCTAGGATCTGAGATgttttttgtatctcctgaaaagtttgGTTTTCTAGACACATGGCATTTCTCAATATTCCAGTTCAACTAGGGTCtggataattatttaaatacatatttttagtttACTAGTGAAGCgtattaaaattatttgcaaattaggtaggcctaatattgagTACCCTAGTAGATTTTAAAGACATATTTTGGCTTTCAGAATTCTTGTTTTAGTATGATTACTTgcatattttctttatatttgaaGAAAACATTAGTATTCGTGAAGTTTAAAACTGCTTTTTACCAAATGTTGAGGTGCTGTAAAATTTTAAGAGAAGGGAAAAGAATGTCTAATCTCTCGTAAATCACCGCAACATTCAATGATAATTCTACAAAGCCAAAAATATTAGCACTTCTATAAAGATgtgttcatttcttttcttttcaaaatatatttctttgaaagtacatattttttttcttccttttaattTCAAACTAAGGTAtcctttaataaaaaaatgtataaaccgccggcgtggctcagtcggttaaggcacttgcctgctggtctgaagttgcgctcgggtgcggattcgattcccacttgggctgattacctggttggattttttccgaggtcttccccaaccataaggtgaatgccaagtaatctatggcgaatcctcggcctcatctcgccaaataccatctcgcaatcaccaatctcatcaacactaaataacctcatagttgatacagcgtcgttaaataaccaacaaaaaaagaATATACGAAAACTTTCTAATTAACCCCTTCACAGCAGTTAagtgaaaaatatacaattttattattttacaggaCAGATCTCTCAACTCatagtattattttaaaatattatgttataaatAGGCTATGTTTCATCTTTTAGTTGTACCTTAGGGCATAAAGGTAAggtttaaaactcctttttactCAATGTTCGGATGGCGTAAAAAATTGTGTTGATAAGGGAAAAACATATCTAGCCTTTTTAGTAGATCCTTCATCCACAACGAACTATTGATTATTAGTGACAAACAGTtgcctgttgtaaaattgacacagGAATAGAGATTCTTATGGCATTGCTATGAATCACCTTCTCATAAACATTAAAATAGCATGTGGCCATAATGTAATAATGTAGGGTATCCAGTCCTACGATAGGttgtaaaaatgaaaataggatAAGGAGAGAGGAGGTGAAGAAGAAAGAGTGGAATAAGTGGGCATAAGAATAGGAGGACCTGATCGGTATAATTACCTAACTTTCACTAAGTAATATTTGTTCACTGTTCTTTTATGGAGTAATAAACATGGGCTGTTCTCACATGCGACTGACCATGTCAGTGAGTTTTGTACATTGACATTCATTACTTTGTTCACTTGGCTGTGCTTCGTGTTTGAAAACTTGGCCCCGTGCGATTCGGCAGCTGCTCCACATCAGTGGGTTATACTCCATACAAAGTAATGCAACTAATGGCCATGTGTGATAACAAGCAACTAGCAGCTCACTACCAGTCGCGTCAGTGGGTTAGGGCCTTAACACACTCCTTGCCTGCTTCTCTTCCATTTCACATCCTTCCAGTTATGTGtgtcaatttttatatatttcgtcTTATTGATAATGGCTTATATCACTTTGTGACAGTGTATTATCATCATTCTCTGTGTTTACATTTACACCACTGTTACTCCCAAGGGAATCGACATTTACGTCTAAAGACTCCATGTTCTCTACACTACACAGTACAGTTCTGAAGATAGATACAGGGCTAATGGCCATATGCTTTGGACTGTAACCTTTATTCCAACGAATGTTTCCATCTTTTATATGAACCTGGTGGGGTTATTTTTATGCTTAATATGGTAAATTATAGAAGTAGAATCAGAAACCTTTATTCCACTATAAACTCAACATCAGATAAAATGTAACGTGGGCTCTTATACAggcacattgtattgtattgtatttattaacatccatggtattcgtacattgtttcacagctagaatgtggaacaggtgaaaaaacttaatacttctataaagtcttaatttacagtcacagtctagttgaaatatatacagacgaggtttacaatgtagtctactagtacaacactaagttttagtatcaatttcatgaagcgttgttgcaTGTCGTGAATTCAccaacagaatagaaggcatgagaaattaggtacttctttaatttggccttaaataatcttatgttttgagtttcattttttatatccatagggaagctattaacaatttttactgccatataactcacTCATTTTTgttagcatgatagacttgccaatggagtatgaaagtcatttttgtaatgcgtatttatgctatggactgttgaattagttacgaagttttcacgattacatatgaggaagattattaatgaaaaaaaaaaatattgacaagccatgggcattatttgtagttttttttttttttttttttaaaaaatagtcctacacaattccctagatttgacacctactattattctaattactcttttttgtagtaggaatatactttTACTATCTgcggaatttccccagaatattattccaaaacttattACCGAGTGGAATTATGTacagtttttaaggtattgatatttactatcttttgcgtagatctaatagcaaaacatgctgaattcagTTTGGAAGTAATTTCTAtaatatgatttttcaatttaacatatcgatttttaagccaagaaatttggttgttgtttctaatagagaTCTATTGCTAATTATTGCACTTAAAATTTTCAagattgaatttggacaggatttaaactgaatgcttcaattattaatattttcatagcCTTTGTAATGACTactcattttaattttgtttgtaatttattcGTGTGTTGAGCATAATCATAAACTGCTTGGTTTAGGCTCTTTTAGCAGGGAGATTGTGGTCTGAAAATAATGTGTTCCCTCTTCCTTGTTTCAAAAATGGAAGTATTGACACATCATTAGGTTGTAACATTATCCAGTTGATAATATAAGTGCTGGAACTTCAGAATTGGGTATATTATGAGAACTGTATATGTAtgattgtttttattagagtGACTGTACTTAAACTATTAATCAATTAAAGGCAGCAAGCgcagttaatacaatgtaaactcTGTTGTAAGCAGTACTTGAAGAATTCTGGTAGTTATTCAATACATTCTTCAAAATGATAAGGCATATTTCCTGTATTGAAAACCATATTTGTTAACAGATGGTAGGACATCATTCCATAATGTGGCTCATTAGATGAAAATTATAGAAGTTAATCATAACTGTTTATAGCTTGTGGGATATGTAAATTAATGTGGAAGACGTATGTACAGTTCCCCTTAAAGAGAATGAGATGACTCTGGGTCATCGAGACTTAAAAGTTCTTCAGTgcggttgtattgtattgtattgtattgtat includes:
- the LOC138707368 gene encoding uncharacterized protein C05D11.13-like isoform X3; this encodes MPRSKKFLQENCEERERQQRLIEAQKARERRANQTPEEIAARRMRDAQRARERRARLTPEQIARQRLRDAILKRERRAKESEAEKAIRRSLEAQKARERRAKLMGRKQSVTSICTAAAAAARMGLSHFMDLAERTDLRCDQNVNDPLSVPTEWIACVHAWKIEA
- the LOC138707368 gene encoding uncharacterized protein C05D11.13-like isoform X4 encodes the protein MPRSKKFLQENCEERERQQRLIEAQKARERRANQTPEEIAARRMRDAQRARERRARLTPEQIARQRLRDAILKRERRAKESEAEKAIRRSLEAQKARERRAKLMGRKQSVTSICTAAAAAARMGLSHFMDLAERTDLRCDQNVNDPLSVPTEWGAIVGK